The Bemisia tabaci chromosome 8, PGI_BMITA_v3 genome has a segment encoding these proteins:
- the LOC109044634 gene encoding uncharacterized protein isoform X2: MARGPLPPCLFNYHDGFIGKQACKKLSNNSTQPFVFTNCFKKCPACDDLKDAKKVKRRISFSLPAPEEHPSQQRVSESDQRDTSNLNEESDLHVNSASEIPGPVEDPHIQFLTNWSRNGVENAGTRWFQGARSQQPAKPEFVRTQPLRPPSNEHAYKEERRGYEFLPQYRNNWQSGYEYPLREQRIETDRAENLRCAQQSFRGGYAGARNLECHQTARTKCVDPGAFGNGYLTTGDPRVYRQNFKRFSYVPSRKEAETSDAYDCASYDRTGNDRTGNGCSSYDRTGNDCASFTSRGGSPETERLASRLTSGSEGGRLRSDDRCSESPIRPVMREVDLDLLPRFVRNILKKSTEANEEAVPGECETNQKAGEVAAEEDRSQGCPGELNQEH; the protein is encoded by the exons ATGGCAAGAGGACCTCTACCTCCCTGTTTATTTAATTACCATGATGGTTTTATCGGTAAACAAGCCTGCAAGAAATTGTCGAACAATTCCACTCAACCG TTTGTTTTTACAAATTGCTTCAAGAAGTGCCCAGCGTGTGATGACTTGAAAGATGCGAAAAAAGTGAAACGCAGAATTTCTTTCTCACTACCCGCCCCTGAGGAGCATCCATCTCAACAAAGAGTGTCTGAATCG GACCAACGAGATACCTCCAACCTCAATGAGGAGAGTGATCTCCACGTAAATAGTGCATCGGAAATCCCCGGACCAGTAGAGGATCCGCACATCCAATTTCTCACAAACTGGTCGAGGAATGGAGTAGAAAACGCGGGAACAAGATGGTTTCAGGGCGCAAGAAGCCAGCAACCAGCTAAACCAGAATTCGTGAGAACTCAACCTCTTCGACCTCCGAGCAATGAGCACGCGTACAAAGAAGAACGCCGAGGATACGAGTTTCTTCCTCAGTATagaaac AACTGGCAAAGCGGTTACGAGTACCCGCTCAGGGAGCAAAGAATTGAGACGGACCGTGCGGAGAACCTTCGTTGCGCTCAGCAGTCTTTTAGAGGCGGCTACGCGGGGGCTAGAAACCTCGAATGTCACCAGACAGCTAGAACCAAATGCGTTGACCCGGGAGCCTTTGGAAACGGGTATCTAACAACCGGAGACCCCCGAGTTTACCGTCAGAATTTCAAGAGATTCTCCTACGTTCCAAGTCGTAAGGAGGCCGAAACTTCAGATGCTTACGACTGCGCCAGTTACGATCGCACCGGTAACGATCGAACCGGTAACGGCTGCTCCAGTTACGATCGCACCGGTAACGATTGCGCCAGTTTCACCTCCAGGGGTGGTAGCCCGGAAACTGAGCGTCTCGCAAGCCGGTTGACCTCCGGGTCAGAGGGCGGACGGCTCAGGAGCGATGACCGGTGTTCGGAGAGTCCGATTCGTCCGGTGATGCGAGAGGTTGACCTCGACCTTTTGCCCAGATTCGTGCGGAATATCCTCAAAAAAAGCACGGAGGCGAATGAAGAAGCGGTTCCTG GTGAATGCGAAACTAACCAGAAAGCAGGGGAAGTCGCCGCGGAGGAGGACCGTTCACAGGGTTGCCCTGGCGAATTGAACCAGGAGCACTAG
- the LOC109044634 gene encoding uncharacterized protein isoform X1, with amino-acid sequence MARGPLPPCLFNYHDGFIGKQACKKLSNNSTQPVMKIFILFNYVYFGCLAALFLYDVLFYKIFSFGRFVFTNCFKKCPACDDLKDAKKVKRRISFSLPAPEEHPSQQRVSESDQRDTSNLNEESDLHVNSASEIPGPVEDPHIQFLTNWSRNGVENAGTRWFQGARSQQPAKPEFVRTQPLRPPSNEHAYKEERRGYEFLPQYRNNWQSGYEYPLREQRIETDRAENLRCAQQSFRGGYAGARNLECHQTARTKCVDPGAFGNGYLTTGDPRVYRQNFKRFSYVPSRKEAETSDAYDCASYDRTGNDRTGNGCSSYDRTGNDCASFTSRGGSPETERLASRLTSGSEGGRLRSDDRCSESPIRPVMREVDLDLLPRFVRNILKKSTEANEEAVPGECETNQKAGEVAAEEDRSQGCPGELNQEH; translated from the exons ATGGCAAGAGGACCTCTACCTCCCTGTTTATTTAATTACCATGATGGTTTTATCGGTAAACAAGCCTGCAAGAAATTGTCGAACAATTCCACTCAACCGGTGATGAAGATTTTTATCTTGTTCAATTATGTTTATTTCGGTTGTCTCGCTGCATTGTTTTTGTATGATGTTTTATTTTACAAGATTTTTTCCTTCGGTCGA TTTGTTTTTACAAATTGCTTCAAGAAGTGCCCAGCGTGTGATGACTTGAAAGATGCGAAAAAAGTGAAACGCAGAATTTCTTTCTCACTACCCGCCCCTGAGGAGCATCCATCTCAACAAAGAGTGTCTGAATCG GACCAACGAGATACCTCCAACCTCAATGAGGAGAGTGATCTCCACGTAAATAGTGCATCGGAAATCCCCGGACCAGTAGAGGATCCGCACATCCAATTTCTCACAAACTGGTCGAGGAATGGAGTAGAAAACGCGGGAACAAGATGGTTTCAGGGCGCAAGAAGCCAGCAACCAGCTAAACCAGAATTCGTGAGAACTCAACCTCTTCGACCTCCGAGCAATGAGCACGCGTACAAAGAAGAACGCCGAGGATACGAGTTTCTTCCTCAGTATagaaac AACTGGCAAAGCGGTTACGAGTACCCGCTCAGGGAGCAAAGAATTGAGACGGACCGTGCGGAGAACCTTCGTTGCGCTCAGCAGTCTTTTAGAGGCGGCTACGCGGGGGCTAGAAACCTCGAATGTCACCAGACAGCTAGAACCAAATGCGTTGACCCGGGAGCCTTTGGAAACGGGTATCTAACAACCGGAGACCCCCGAGTTTACCGTCAGAATTTCAAGAGATTCTCCTACGTTCCAAGTCGTAAGGAGGCCGAAACTTCAGATGCTTACGACTGCGCCAGTTACGATCGCACCGGTAACGATCGAACCGGTAACGGCTGCTCCAGTTACGATCGCACCGGTAACGATTGCGCCAGTTTCACCTCCAGGGGTGGTAGCCCGGAAACTGAGCGTCTCGCAAGCCGGTTGACCTCCGGGTCAGAGGGCGGACGGCTCAGGAGCGATGACCGGTGTTCGGAGAGTCCGATTCGTCCGGTGATGCGAGAGGTTGACCTCGACCTTTTGCCCAGATTCGTGCGGAATATCCTCAAAAAAAGCACGGAGGCGAATGAAGAAGCGGTTCCTG GTGAATGCGAAACTAACCAGAAAGCAGGGGAAGTCGCCGCGGAGGAGGACCGTTCACAGGGTTGCCCTGGCGAATTGAACCAGGAGCACTAG
- the LOC109044634 gene encoding uncharacterized protein isoform X3, with amino-acid sequence MARGPLPPCLFNYHDGFIGKQACKKLSNNSTQPVMKIFILFNYVYFGCLAALFLYDVLFYKIFSFGRFVFTNCFKKCPACDDLKDAKKVKRRISFSLPAPEEHPSQQRVSESNWQSGYEYPLREQRIETDRAENLRCAQQSFRGGYAGARNLECHQTARTKCVDPGAFGNGYLTTGDPRVYRQNFKRFSYVPSRKEAETSDAYDCASYDRTGNDRTGNGCSSYDRTGNDCASFTSRGGSPETERLASRLTSGSEGGRLRSDDRCSESPIRPVMREVDLDLLPRFVRNILKKSTEANEEAVPGECETNQKAGEVAAEEDRSQGCPGELNQEH; translated from the exons ATGGCAAGAGGACCTCTACCTCCCTGTTTATTTAATTACCATGATGGTTTTATCGGTAAACAAGCCTGCAAGAAATTGTCGAACAATTCCACTCAACCGGTGATGAAGATTTTTATCTTGTTCAATTATGTTTATTTCGGTTGTCTCGCTGCATTGTTTTTGTATGATGTTTTATTTTACAAGATTTTTTCCTTCGGTCGA TTTGTTTTTACAAATTGCTTCAAGAAGTGCCCAGCGTGTGATGACTTGAAAGATGCGAAAAAAGTGAAACGCAGAATTTCTTTCTCACTACCCGCCCCTGAGGAGCATCCATCTCAACAAAGAGTGTCTGAATCG AACTGGCAAAGCGGTTACGAGTACCCGCTCAGGGAGCAAAGAATTGAGACGGACCGTGCGGAGAACCTTCGTTGCGCTCAGCAGTCTTTTAGAGGCGGCTACGCGGGGGCTAGAAACCTCGAATGTCACCAGACAGCTAGAACCAAATGCGTTGACCCGGGAGCCTTTGGAAACGGGTATCTAACAACCGGAGACCCCCGAGTTTACCGTCAGAATTTCAAGAGATTCTCCTACGTTCCAAGTCGTAAGGAGGCCGAAACTTCAGATGCTTACGACTGCGCCAGTTACGATCGCACCGGTAACGATCGAACCGGTAACGGCTGCTCCAGTTACGATCGCACCGGTAACGATTGCGCCAGTTTCACCTCCAGGGGTGGTAGCCCGGAAACTGAGCGTCTCGCAAGCCGGTTGACCTCCGGGTCAGAGGGCGGACGGCTCAGGAGCGATGACCGGTGTTCGGAGAGTCCGATTCGTCCGGTGATGCGAGAGGTTGACCTCGACCTTTTGCCCAGATTCGTGCGGAATATCCTCAAAAAAAGCACGGAGGCGAATGAAGAAGCGGTTCCTG GTGAATGCGAAACTAACCAGAAAGCAGGGGAAGTCGCCGCGGAGGAGGACCGTTCACAGGGTTGCCCTGGCGAATTGAACCAGGAGCACTAG